Part of the Ignavibacterium album JCM 16511 genome, GTACAATTGTTAAGATTAATCCGAAGTTATTGAAACTGCCCTGAAGAATCAGTATTAAGCCGACTAATATTGAAGAGAAGACAAAGAGTTCTTTGAAATAATGTTTTGAAAACCTAATATCTTTCTTAAGCTCATTCCACACTTTTAACTTTATACCCCACACCTTTTATTGTTTCTATCATATCAGCATACTTACCAAGTTTTTCTCTGATTTTACGAACATGCACATCAACAGTTCTGTCAACAACATAAACATCATTTCCCCAAATTTCTTTTAACAGAACTTCCCTGTTGAAGACTCTTCCCGGACTACTTAACAGAAAGAACAATATTTCAAATTCTTTACGAGGGAAATAAATTTTTTCACCATCAACAAGAACTGTGAATGTTTTTCTGTCAATTTCAATCGGACCGAAGGTTATCTTTTCTGGTAATTTATCCTTCTTACCAGAAATCAATTCAGACTTTTTGAGATTTGCTTTTACTCGTGCAATTAATTTTTTTGGAGAAATAGGTTTTTGAATGTAATCACTTGCACCAAGCTCAAGACCTTTAATTTCGTGAGCTTCACCAGCTTTTGCAGTGAGAAAGATGACTGGTATATCTTTATATCGTTTATCCGAACGGATTCTTTCCATTACTTCAAAGCCATCAAGCTTCGGCATCATAATATCCAACACAATTAGATCAGGATTCTCCGCAATTTTTTCCAAAGCTTGTTGACCATCAGTACCTGTTATTACCTGATATCCTTCGTTCTCAAGATTGTACTTAAGAAATTCGAGAATATCAGGTTCATCATCAATGAGAAGTATTTTAGACATGTTAAAGCTTTATTTCCTGGTCTTTATTAGCTGATTGATACATTGCTTCTATTATTTTCATTCTCTCTAATGCTTCATCACCGGGTGATAAAACCGGATTCAAACCTTTTACTGCACCGACGAAACTTTTAAGTTCATTCATATATGATTTTTTAAAGAGCGTTGTAGAATTATCAACCTGTGCCGGAGTAAGATCAAGTATTTCATCGTTAATCCTTTTATAAACATGCAATGGACTGAGAGTAAAACTTCCTTTGGTCCCAAAAACACTTAAGAAAAAATGGTCTTTATCTGTGGGCATAGACCAGCTCACTTCTAAATTTATCAGCGAATCATTTTTGAATTTTATAAAACTTATTGCGGTATCTTCGACATTTTTGGTGTTATGCTGAAAAGTTTTACAGGATACAGAATTTATTTCCGGATAATTCATAAGCCAAAGCGCAAGATCAAGCAAGTGAATTCCCAAATCAATTATAACTCCTCCACCAGCTTCTTCTTTTTTTGTGAACCATTTCTCTTCCGAACTCTGTCTTCTCACCCAGCCACATTTTGCATAAAATGGTTCGCCTATTTCTCCTGAGCTAACAATACTTCTTAATAACATAGTATCAGGTCTGTATCTGAGATTCATACCGACCATTAATTTCTTTTTATTCTTTCTTGCGACATCAACAACTGCTTTTGCTTCTGAAAAAGTTCTTGCCAAAGGTTTTTCAACAAGAACATCTTTATCGGCATTA contains:
- a CDS encoding Gfo/Idh/MocA family protein, with the translated sequence MPKIKIGVIGLGSIAQLVHLPNLTKLDNAEVVAVSEIKKNRLNTIADKFGISQRFPDYKEMLENAEIDAVIIATPTNTHKEIAIDCLNADKDVLVEKPLARTFSEAKAVVDVARKNKKKLMVGMNLRYRPDTMLLRSIVSSGEIGEPFYAKCGWVRRQSSEEKWFTKKEEAGGGVIIDLGIHLLDLALWLMNYPEINSVSCKTFQHNTKNVEDTAISFIKFKNDSLINLEVSWSMPTDKDHFFLSVFGTKGSFTLSPLHVYKRINDEILDLTPAQVDNSTTLFKKSYMNELKSFVGAVKGLNPVLSPGDEALERMKIIEAMYQSANKDQEIKL
- a CDS encoding response regulator transcription factor, which encodes MSKILLIDDEPDILEFLKYNLENEGYQVITGTDGQQALEKIAENPDLIVLDIMMPKLDGFEVMERIRSDKRYKDIPVIFLTAKAGEAHEIKGLELGASDYIQKPISPKKLIARVKANLKKSELISGKKDKLPEKITFGPIEIDRKTFTVLVDGEKIYFPRKEFEILFFLLSSPGRVFNREVLLKEIWGNDVYVVDRTVDVHVRKIREKLGKYADMIETIKGVGYKVKSVE